The following coding sequences are from one Pseudomonas oryzae window:
- a CDS encoding alkaline phosphatase D family protein — translation MNAIRDRSPTATDLPAVLAGPLLRRVEARRLVLWLVGSRPLDLRLQLAWDTPHGLTELDLPLDESRCQHLAIGRHACLHLIDVHLDEPLPADTFIYYDLHLAEHSSALAIADWAPHLLYPGQRRPSFVRRGRLDHLLHGSCRKPHHPSKDGLLQADTLLAASREQPGERPALLLLSGDQVYADDVAGPMLAAIHHLIERLGLYGEHLDGATVSTSEALYAHPACYYRREDLLPAYTSNEELRERFFGGVRKPVFTSANAHNHLVTFAEVLAMYLLVWSPEPWRLIAPRMPELPEHLAPRYREEEKVIRAFVDDLPQAARALAQLPCLMIFDDHDITDDWNLSARWEESAYGHPFSRRIVGNALLGYLLCQGWGNCPDAFAAELPAIRELLAAPDQQQRLRTEVQDAVIGRLLAFTHWHYSLPGQPLLLVLDTRTRRWRSESTLSRPSGLMDWEALCELQHALLDEPAVVIVSPAPVFGVKLIEIVQRLFTWAGYPLLVDAENWMAHRGAAKVMLNIFRHSRTPANYVILSGDVHYSFAYEVHIRHRDRGPRIWQITSSGIKNEFPRRLLDWFDRLNRWLYAPHSPLNWFTKRRRMQITPRIPSRSQRGERLWNGSGLGQVRLDEQGRPCEIRQLNADGSQPTRFEVTEREELATEPADARHG, via the coding sequence ATGAACGCCATACGCGACCGATCACCGACCGCCACCGACCTGCCCGCCGTCCTGGCCGGCCCGCTGCTGCGCCGCGTCGAAGCCCGGCGCCTGGTGCTCTGGCTGGTCGGCTCCCGCCCGCTGGATCTGCGCCTGCAGCTCGCCTGGGACACCCCGCACGGACTGACGGAGCTCGACCTGCCGCTCGACGAGTCCCGCTGCCAGCACCTGGCCATCGGCCGCCACGCCTGCCTGCATCTGATCGACGTGCATTTGGACGAGCCGCTGCCGGCCGACACCTTCATCTATTACGACCTGCATCTGGCGGAGCACAGCAGCGCCCTGGCCATCGCCGACTGGGCGCCGCACCTGCTGTACCCGGGCCAGCGCCGACCGAGCTTCGTGCGCCGCGGCCGCCTCGACCACCTGCTGCACGGCTCCTGCCGCAAGCCGCACCACCCGAGCAAGGACGGCCTGTTGCAGGCCGACACCCTGCTCGCAGCCAGCCGCGAGCAGCCCGGCGAACGTCCAGCGCTGCTACTGCTGAGCGGCGACCAGGTCTACGCCGACGACGTGGCCGGGCCCATGCTGGCAGCCATCCACCACCTGATCGAACGTCTCGGCCTGTACGGCGAGCACCTCGACGGCGCCACGGTCAGCACCAGCGAGGCACTCTACGCCCACCCGGCCTGCTACTACCGGCGCGAAGACCTGCTGCCCGCCTACACATCCAACGAGGAGCTGCGCGAGCGCTTCTTCGGCGGCGTCCGGAAACCGGTGTTCACCAGCGCCAACGCCCACAACCATCTGGTCACCTTCGCCGAAGTGCTGGCCATGTACCTGCTGGTGTGGTCGCCCGAACCCTGGCGCCTGATCGCGCCGCGCATGCCGGAACTGCCCGAGCATCTCGCCCCCCGCTACCGCGAGGAGGAAAAGGTCATCCGCGCCTTCGTCGACGACCTGCCGCAGGCGGCGCGGGCCCTGGCCCAGCTGCCGTGCCTGATGATCTTCGACGACCACGACATCACCGACGACTGGAACCTCTCGGCGCGCTGGGAGGAAAGCGCCTACGGCCATCCGTTCTCACGACGCATCGTCGGCAACGCCCTGCTCGGCTACCTGCTGTGCCAGGGCTGGGGCAACTGCCCGGACGCCTTCGCCGCCGAGCTGCCGGCGATCCGCGAGCTGCTCGCCGCACCGGACCAGCAGCAGCGCCTGCGCACCGAAGTGCAGGACGCCGTCATCGGTCGCCTGCTGGCCTTCACCCACTGGCACTACAGCCTGCCCGGTCAGCCGCTGCTGCTGGTACTCGACACCCGTACCCGCCGCTGGCGCAGCGAAAGCACCCTCAGCCGTCCCTCCGGACTGATGGACTGGGAAGCCCTCTGCGAGCTGCAGCACGCCCTGCTCGACGAGCCGGCGGTGGTCATCGTCTCTCCGGCCCCGGTGTTCGGCGTCAAGCTGATCGAGATCGTCCAGCGCCTGTTCACCTGGGCCGGCTACCCGCTGCTGGTCGATGCGGAAAACTGGATGGCCCACCGCGGCGCGGCCAAGGTGATGCTCAACATCTTCCGCCACTCGCGCACTCCGGCGAACTACGTGATCCTCAGCGGCGACGTGCACTACTCGTTCGCCTACGAGGTGCACATACGGCATCGCGATCGCGGCCCGCGCATCTGGCAGATCACCAGCAGCGGCATCAAGAACGAATTCCCCAGGCGCCTGCTCGACTGGTTCGACCGCCTCAACCGCTGGCTGTACGCCCCACACTCGCCGCTCAACTGGTTCACCAAGCGCCGCAGGATGCAGATCACCCCGCGCATCCCCAGCCGCAGCCAGCGTGGCGAGCGCCTGTGGAACGGCTCCGGCCTCGGCCAGGTACGCCTCGACGAACAGGGCCGCCCCTGCGAGATCCGCCAGCTGAACGCCGATGGCTCGCAGCCGACGCGCTTCGAGGTGACCGAGCGGGAAGAACTCGCGACTGAACCCGCCGACGCACGGCACGGATGA
- a CDS encoding transporter substrate-binding domain-containing protein translates to MMRVDSTIFALLFAVLLAQSVHAETLRVATEGNYAPFSYHDESGTLSGFDVEIAQALCQQMQVECEIQTIVWSDLIPSLESGKIDMIVASMARTPERELRVDFSDYYYQSHSVFAGRTDIATDTSPESLAGLRLAILGGTIQAAFAQERYPHNPLLLVANQEEAFDLLLAGKADLVLSDTINLLDFLQQPEAVGYDFIGPPLLAETLSSKAHIAVREGDSRLLQRLNHALEEIRLNGAYDRINRHYFPFSIY, encoded by the coding sequence ATGATGCGCGTGGACTCGACCATTTTCGCCCTGTTGTTCGCTGTGCTGCTGGCACAATCCGTCCACGCCGAAACCCTGCGTGTTGCCACCGAGGGCAATTACGCACCGTTCAGCTATCATGACGAGTCCGGCACGCTGAGCGGTTTCGACGTAGAGATAGCGCAAGCACTGTGCCAGCAGATGCAGGTCGAATGCGAAATCCAGACGATCGTATGGAGCGACCTGATCCCCAGCCTGGAGTCCGGCAAGATAGACATGATTGTCGCCAGCATGGCACGGACCCCGGAACGGGAACTGCGGGTCGATTTCAGCGACTACTACTACCAGTCCCACTCGGTATTCGCCGGGCGTACCGATATCGCCACCGACACCTCGCCCGAATCGCTGGCCGGGTTACGCCTTGCAATCCTCGGCGGCACCATCCAGGCCGCCTTTGCCCAGGAGCGTTATCCGCACAACCCCCTCCTGCTGGTCGCCAACCAGGAGGAGGCCTTCGACCTGCTGCTGGCCGGCAAGGCCGACCTGGTGCTTTCCGACACCATCAACCTGCTCGACTTCCTGCAGCAGCCCGAGGCAGTCGGCTACGACTTCATCGGTCCCCCGCTGCTCGCCGAAACCCTCAGCAGCAAGGCGCACATCGCCGTGCGCGAAGGCGATAGCCGCCTATTGCAGCGCCTCAACCACGCGCTGGAGGAAATCCGCCTGAACGGCGCCTACGACCGCATCAACCGTCACTATTTTCCCTTCAGCATCTATTGA
- a CDS encoding GNAT family N-acetyltransferase, translating to MTLETLPAITALPAAEWDGLLPDAQPFLRHAFLSALEDSGSVSARTGWQPAHRLLRAADGQLLAAMPAYLKSHSRGEYVFDWSWADACARAGIAYYPKLLAAVPFSPVGGARLLARDAVAAGRLLDEVTAQLAAEGLSGLHVNFTDAFADGIIAGRGDWLERLGCQFHWFNRGYRDFQDFLDALASRKRKQLRKEREQVAGQGIDFDWRSGGQLIEAEWDFVHACYANTYAVRGQRPYLSRAFFSLLAARMPESIRVVLARQAGRLVAMAFFLADGDCLYGRYWGCLGDFDRLHFETCFYQGLEQAIALGLRRFDAGAQGEHKLIRGFEPVLTRSWHYLLHPGLRAAVADFLAEERAGVRAYAAEARLALPYRQA from the coding sequence ATGACGCTCGAAACGCTCCCCGCCATCACCGCGCTCCCCGCTGCCGAATGGGATGGTCTGTTGCCCGACGCCCAGCCGTTCCTGCGCCACGCCTTTCTTTCTGCGCTGGAGGACAGCGGTAGCGTCAGTGCGCGCACCGGCTGGCAGCCGGCGCACCGGTTGCTGCGCGCTGCGGATGGCCAGCTGCTGGCCGCCATGCCCGCCTACCTGAAGAGCCATTCGCGAGGTGAATACGTGTTCGACTGGAGCTGGGCCGACGCCTGCGCGCGGGCCGGCATCGCCTATTACCCCAAGCTGCTGGCGGCGGTGCCGTTCTCGCCGGTGGGCGGTGCGCGTCTGCTGGCCAGGGATGCCGTGGCGGCTGGGCGCCTGCTCGATGAGGTCACGGCGCAACTGGCGGCCGAGGGGCTGTCCGGACTGCACGTGAACTTCACCGACGCCTTCGCCGACGGGATCATCGCCGGGCGCGGCGATTGGCTGGAGCGCCTCGGTTGCCAGTTCCACTGGTTCAACCGCGGTTATCGCGACTTCCAGGACTTTCTCGACGCCCTGGCTTCGCGCAAGCGCAAGCAATTGCGCAAGGAGCGTGAGCAGGTGGCGGGGCAGGGGATCGACTTCGACTGGCGCAGCGGTGGCCAACTGATCGAGGCCGAATGGGATTTCGTGCATGCCTGCTACGCCAACACCTACGCGGTGCGTGGCCAGCGCCCCTACCTGAGTCGCGCATTCTTCAGCCTGCTGGCGGCGCGCATGCCCGAGTCGATTCGCGTGGTGCTGGCGCGCCAGGCCGGGCGGCTGGTGGCCATGGCATTCTTCCTGGCGGACGGCGACTGTCTGTATGGCCGCTACTGGGGCTGTCTGGGCGACTTCGACCGCCTGCACTTCGAGACCTGCTTCTACCAGGGGCTGGAGCAGGCGATTGCCCTTGGCTTGCGGCGTTTCGATGCCGGCGCCCAGGGCGAGCACAAGCTGATCCGTGGTTTCGAGCCGGTGCTGACGCGCTCTTGGCACTATCTGCTGCATCCGGGGCTGCGTGCGGCAGTCGCGGATTTCCTCGCGGAGGAGCGCGCTGGGGTACGAGCCTACGCTGCCGAGGCGCGCTTGGCGCTACCCTATCGGCAGGCATAG
- a CDS encoding peptidylprolyl isomerase, whose protein sequence is MLKKLALAACAFGFSAGLLAAEAPRVLLDTTLGDIEIELNAEKAPISVENFLAYVDSGFYNGVQFHRVIPGFMIQTGGFTADMQQKDTRAPIKNEADNGLHNVRGTLAMARTRDVNSATSQFFINLADNDFLDNGKRDFGYAVFGKVVRGMEVVDQIAGARTGNRGMHQNVPVEPVLIESAKRL, encoded by the coding sequence ATGCTGAAAAAACTTGCCCTGGCCGCCTGCGCCTTCGGTTTCTCCGCCGGCCTGCTGGCCGCCGAAGCGCCTCGCGTCCTGCTCGATACCACGCTCGGCGACATCGAGATCGAACTGAACGCCGAAAAGGCACCGATCAGCGTCGAGAACTTCCTCGCCTACGTCGACAGCGGCTTCTACAACGGCGTGCAGTTCCACCGCGTGATCCCGGGCTTCATGATCCAGACCGGCGGCTTCACCGCCGACATGCAGCAGAAGGACACCCGGGCGCCGATCAAGAACGAAGCCGACAACGGCCTGCACAACGTGCGCGGCACCCTGGCCATGGCCCGCACCCGCGACGTCAATAGCGCCACCAGCCAGTTCTTCATCAACCTGGCCGACAACGACTTCCTCGACAACGGCAAACGCGACTTCGGCTATGCGGTGTTCGGCAAGGTAGTCCGCGGCATGGAAGTGGTCGACCAGATCGCCGGCGCGCGCACCGGCAATCGCGGCATGCACCAGAACGTGCCGGTCGAGCCGGTACTGATCGAGTCGGCCAAGCGCCTGTAA
- a CDS encoding GGDEF domain-containing protein, whose amino-acid sequence MSDSRPPARFRPRLATTVRLALGGALLLFTLTLLLSMPLLGGIVDKANRVRDEYLPDLTRWRYNTQRIEQLFGFIQTIYWSNDALVVRSSRLQAQVLLDSFPPDSELAAQARRIILAIQTLARLRDSQRVALNAVRTEAGSLLREDMPSGPSSDHLVRFAAACSRLGLIGTDWRALRQEAGNLPAPLDPAARDAIARLQDHFAQLQALEIQVEQTHRQALEQQKLLAATLNTDTALKTQQIAKAVGHEATLLRSYGLLTLMLLGAITLGVLYIFQRFLLRPILLCNQALEQLNNERSAQLPERTLFRELDTICQSVRQYGDMTKQLQRANRDLMQLSQQDGLTGLSNRRHFDSVLATEHARACRHGHELALLLIDVDHFKVLNDRHGHLFGDDCLRQLATVLRSFSCRPGDLSARYGGEEFALILPEMSLEQSRQLAERVRQAIAELATPTDSGEIVHFTASVGLIHTSNAPRHTAQSMIHQADLALYRAKQLGRNRVEVAEETVQQS is encoded by the coding sequence ATGAGTGACTCGCGCCCGCCTGCGCGCTTTCGTCCACGCCTGGCCACTACCGTGCGCCTGGCGCTGGGCGGCGCACTCCTGCTGTTCACCCTCACCCTGTTGCTGTCCATGCCGCTGCTCGGCGGCATCGTCGACAAGGCCAACCGGGTACGCGACGAGTATCTGCCCGACCTGACCCGCTGGCGCTACAACACCCAGCGTATCGAACAACTCTTCGGCTTCATCCAGACCATCTACTGGAGCAACGACGCCCTGGTCGTGCGTAGCAGCCGCCTGCAGGCACAGGTACTGCTCGACAGCTTCCCCCCCGACAGCGAACTGGCGGCACAGGCCAGGCGGATCATCCTCGCCATCCAGACCCTGGCCCGACTGCGCGACAGCCAGCGCGTCGCCTTGAACGCGGTACGAACCGAGGCTGGCAGCCTGCTCCGCGAGGATATGCCGTCCGGCCCCAGCAGCGACCACCTCGTACGCTTTGCTGCAGCCTGCAGCCGCCTCGGCCTGATCGGCACCGACTGGCGGGCACTACGCCAGGAAGCCGGCAACCTGCCAGCCCCCCTCGACCCCGCGGCACGGGATGCCATTGCGCGCCTGCAGGACCACTTCGCACAGCTGCAAGCGCTGGAAATACAGGTCGAACAGACCCACCGGCAGGCGCTCGAGCAACAGAAACTACTGGCGGCCACGCTCAATACCGACACCGCACTGAAGACCCAACAGATCGCCAAGGCCGTCGGCCACGAAGCGACCCTGCTCCGCAGCTACGGTTTGCTGACCCTGATGCTGCTCGGTGCCATCACCCTTGGCGTGCTGTACATCTTCCAGCGCTTCCTGCTGCGCCCGATCCTGCTCTGCAACCAGGCGCTGGAGCAGCTGAACAACGAACGTTCCGCCCAGTTACCCGAGCGCACGCTGTTCCGCGAACTGGACACCATCTGCCAAAGCGTCCGCCAGTACGGCGACATGACCAAGCAGCTGCAACGTGCCAATCGCGACCTGATGCAGCTCTCCCAGCAGGATGGCCTGACCGGCCTGAGCAATCGGCGCCATTTCGATAGCGTACTGGCCACCGAGCATGCGCGAGCCTGCCGCCATGGCCATGAGCTGGCCCTGCTGCTCATCGACGTCGACCACTTCAAGGTGCTCAACGATCGTCACGGCCACCTGTTCGGCGACGACTGCCTGCGGCAACTGGCGACCGTGCTGCGCAGCTTCAGCTGCCGCCCTGGTGATCTCTCTGCCCGCTACGGCGGAGAGGAGTTCGCTCTGATCCTGCCAGAAATGAGTCTGGAACAGAGTCGGCAACTGGCCGAGCGCGTACGACAGGCCATCGCCGAACTCGCCACCCCCACCGACTCGGGCGAAATTGTCCACTTCACAGCCAGTGTTGGCCTGATCCACACTAGCAATGCCCCGCGCCACACAGCGCAGAGCATGATCCACCAGGCCGACCTCGCCCTCTATCGGGCCAAGCAACTGGGTCGCAACCGGGTGGAAGTCGCCGAGGAAACGGTCCAGCAGAGCTGA
- a CDS encoding LysR family transcriptional regulator produces MKAPRVTLDQWRTLQAVVDHGGFAQAAEAMHRSQSSISYTVARMQEQLGVPLLRIDGRKAVLTEAGALLLRRSRQLVKQASQLEELAHHMEQGWEAEVRLVVDAAYPTARVVSALSAFMPQSRGCRVLLREEVLSGVEEALVEGEADLAISGLILPDQLGSDLANVEFVAVAHPDHPLHRLQRELNFQDLETQLQIVTRDSGRRQPRDVGWLGAEQRWTVGSLSTAANFVASGLGFAWLPRHLIEPHLREGSLKPLPLGNGDRREIRFFLYPNKERQMGPATRILSELLRQHAPTGG; encoded by the coding sequence ATGAAAGCTCCCCGCGTCACCCTCGATCAATGGCGCACCCTGCAGGCAGTGGTCGACCATGGCGGCTTCGCCCAGGCGGCCGAGGCCATGCACCGCTCGCAGTCGTCGATCAGCTACACGGTGGCACGCATGCAGGAACAGCTGGGCGTGCCGCTGCTGCGCATCGACGGACGCAAGGCCGTACTCACCGAGGCCGGCGCCCTGCTCCTGCGCCGCTCCCGGCAGCTGGTCAAGCAGGCCAGCCAGCTGGAGGAGCTGGCCCATCACATGGAACAGGGCTGGGAAGCCGAAGTGCGTCTGGTGGTCGACGCCGCCTACCCCACTGCCCGGGTGGTCAGCGCCCTGTCCGCATTCATGCCGCAGAGCCGAGGCTGCCGGGTACTGCTGCGCGAGGAGGTGCTGTCCGGTGTCGAGGAAGCGCTGGTCGAGGGCGAGGCCGACCTGGCGATCAGCGGCCTGATCCTGCCCGACCAGCTCGGCAGCGACCTGGCCAACGTCGAGTTCGTCGCCGTCGCCCATCCCGATCATCCGCTGCACCGCCTGCAGCGTGAACTGAACTTCCAGGACCTGGAAACCCAGTTGCAGATCGTCACCCGCGACTCCGGCCGGCGCCAACCGCGCGATGTCGGCTGGCTGGGAGCCGAGCAGCGCTGGACCGTCGGCAGCCTGTCCACCGCCGCCAACTTCGTCGCCAGCGGCCTCGGCTTCGCCTGGCTGCCACGCCACCTGATCGAACCGCACCTGCGCGAAGGCTCACTCAAGCCGCTGCCACTGGGCAACGGCGACCGCCGGGAGATCCGCTTCTTCCTCTATCCGAACAAGGAACGCCAGATGGGGCCCGCCACCCGAATCCTCAGCGAACTGCTGCGCCAGCACGCGCCGACGGGGGGCTGA
- a CDS encoding lipid-binding SYLF domain-containing protein: MKLVQSVSRAEAVAVPRMPVSKAWQMLLAAIIGIWLVVVAIPVRAADAAELDRESRAALQSLYAQVPAAKVLGEKAKAILVFPSITKAGLVVGGQYGEGVLFQGGKTAGYYSTAGASYGLQAGVQKYGYAMMFMTDAAFQALNKVEGFEVGIGPTVVVVDEGMAQNATTATMKDDIYAFVFEQKGLMAGIGIQGTKITRLEK; the protein is encoded by the coding sequence ATGAAGCTTGTCCAGTCCGTCTCGCGCGCCGAGGCGGTCGCTGTGCCCCGCATGCCTGTGAGCAAGGCCTGGCAGATGTTGCTCGCCGCGATCATCGGCATCTGGCTGGTCGTTGTGGCCATCCCGGTCCGCGCCGCGGATGCCGCGGAACTCGACAGGGAATCCAGGGCCGCCCTGCAGTCGCTGTATGCGCAGGTGCCGGCGGCCAAGGTGCTGGGCGAGAAGGCCAAGGCGATCCTGGTGTTCCCGAGCATCACCAAGGCCGGTCTGGTGGTCGGCGGTCAGTATGGCGAGGGGGTGCTGTTCCAGGGCGGCAAGACGGCCGGCTACTACAGCACCGCCGGCGCCTCCTACGGGCTGCAGGCCGGGGTGCAGAAGTACGGCTACGCGATGATGTTCATGACCGATGCGGCCTTCCAGGCGCTGAACAAGGTGGAGGGGTTCGAGGTGGGGATCGGCCCGACCGTGGTGGTGGTGGACGAGGGCATGGCGCAGAACGCCACCACCGCTACTATGAAGGACGACATCTACGCCTTCGTCTTCGAGCAGAAGGGCCTGATGGCGGGCATCGGCATCCAGGGCACCAAGATCACCAGGCTTGAGAAATGA
- a CDS encoding OprO/OprP family phosphate-selective porin, whose amino-acid sequence MIRKHFAGVAASALALAISSHAIAGTVTTDGADLVVKTKGGLEVGTTDKEFSFKIGGRLQADYSTFDGFYTKNGDNADAAYFRRAFLEIGGVAYRDWAYQINYDFSHNAGSSEDGYFDEASIAYTGFAPVTIKVGRFDPAFGLEKATSSKWVTAQERNAAYDLVDWANGHQNGLGIEVSGTAGASLFGSAGLSAKDQNDEDGNSVKQFNLRGVFAPMHEAGNVLHLGVNYAQRDLSDAAGDASIKSRLGMRGVSTGGGNDAGTNGNRLTLGGAKFVAGDYADDSAIGLEAAFASGPFSIQGEYITRELDADSSAVDDIEAEGYYAQVAYTLTGEARDYKLGKFDKIKPANKQIGAWEVFYRYDNISVEDDSVGIVATDDVEAKVHNLGVNWYANEAVKLSGVYVKTSVDNAENAVGDDDGDGIVFRAQYVF is encoded by the coding sequence ATGATCCGCAAGCATTTCGCCGGCGTTGCCGCCAGCGCCCTGGCCCTGGCCATCTCTTCCCACGCCATTGCCGGTACCGTGACCACCGACGGCGCCGATCTGGTCGTCAAGACCAAGGGCGGCCTGGAAGTGGGCACCACCGACAAGGAGTTCAGCTTCAAGATCGGTGGTCGTCTGCAGGCCGACTACAGCACTTTCGACGGCTTCTACACCAAAAATGGTGACAACGCCGACGCCGCCTACTTCCGTCGCGCCTTCCTGGAGATCGGCGGCGTGGCTTACCGCGACTGGGCCTACCAGATCAACTACGACTTCTCCCACAACGCCGGCAGCTCCGAAGACGGCTACTTCGATGAAGCCTCCATCGCTTACACCGGCTTCGCTCCGGTGACCATCAAGGTCGGTCGCTTCGACCCGGCCTTCGGTCTGGAGAAGGCCACCAGCTCCAAGTGGGTGACCGCCCAGGAGCGTAACGCCGCCTACGATCTGGTCGACTGGGCCAACGGTCATCAGAACGGCCTGGGCATCGAGGTTTCCGGCACTGCAGGTGCCTCGCTGTTCGGCTCTGCCGGTCTGAGTGCCAAGGATCAGAACGACGAAGACGGCAACAGCGTCAAGCAGTTCAACCTGCGCGGTGTGTTCGCGCCGATGCACGAAGCCGGCAACGTGCTGCACCTGGGCGTCAACTACGCCCAGCGTGATCTGTCCGATGCCGCCGGCGACGCTTCCATCAAGAGCCGTCTGGGCATGCGCGGTGTCTCCACTGGCGGTGGCAACGATGCGGGCACCAACGGCAACCGCCTGACCCTGGGTGGTGCCAAGTTCGTTGCCGGCGATTACGCCGACGACAGCGCCATCGGCCTGGAGGCAGCCTTCGCCAGCGGCCCGTTCTCGATTCAGGGTGAATACATCACTCGTGAGCTGGACGCCGACAGCAGTGCCGTCGACGACATCGAGGCTGAGGGCTACTACGCTCAGGTCGCCTACACCCTGACCGGCGAAGCGCGTGACTACAAGCTGGGCAAGTTCGACAAGATCAAGCCGGCCAACAAGCAGATCGGTGCCTGGGAAGTGTTCTATCGCTACGACAACATCAGCGTCGAGGATGACTCTGTCGGTATCGTTGCCACCGACGACGTGGAAGCCAAGGTGCACAACCTGGGTGTGAACTGGTACGCCAACGAAGCGGTCAAGCTGAGCGGCGTCTACGTCAAGACCTCGGTTGACAATGCTGAAAACGCCGTCGGCGACGATGATGGCGACGGCATCGTGTTCCGCGCCCAGTACGTGTTCTAA